A single window of Pyxicephalus adspersus chromosome 10, UCB_Pads_2.0, whole genome shotgun sequence DNA harbors:
- the CYP26C1 gene encoding cytochrome P450 26C1 — protein sequence MFLTTDLNYMSFLETAITSVLSLAFLLAVSHQLWSFRWHSTRDKANKLPLPKGSMGWPFFGETLHWLVQGSDFHSSRREKYGNIFKTHLLGKPLIRVTGAENIRKILLGEHHLVSAQWPQSTQIILGSNTLVNSIGELHRHKRKVMAKVFSHQALESYIPRIQEAVSMELQGWCKEVGAISMFPSAKALTFRIAARILLGLTLGEKQYKELARVFEQLVENLFSLPLDIPFSGLRKGINARNTIHKCMEEAIKDKITKRDPEVCEDALDYLIDSAKENGKELNMQELKESAIELMFAAFFTTASASTSLILLLLKHPSAIQKLRQELASHGLSKQCQCLHSPDSPNNNTMHENCATAGCHSFTLPGQAKELWEKTTTMERNESEHTCSVTRRCQDGLHRQHPCNGAPHEPDTSLYLSNAPTLPERCEGWRNECTCQLNLSLEKIKRLHYLDCVVKEVLRLLPPVSGGYRTALQTFELDGYQIPKGWSVMYSIRDTHETAAIYQNSDSFDPDRFSAERDESKASRFNYIPFGGGVRSCIGKELAQVILKILAIELVGTAHWELATPSFPKMQTVPIVHPVDGLQLFFRFLHSSDNTTTSESL from the exons ATGTTTCTGACTACAGACCTCAATTACATGTCATTTTTGGAAACTGCCATCACCTCGGTCTTGTCCTTGGCTTTTCTACTGGCTGTGTCACACCAGCTTTGGTCCTTCAGATGGCACAGCACCAGGGACAAGGCTAACAAGCTGCCTCTTCCTAAAGGTTCCATGGGATGGCCTTTTTTTGGAGAAACTCTACACTGGCTTGTGCAG GGTTCAGACTTCCACAGCTCCAGGAGGGAgaaatatggaaacatttttaaaactcatcTCCTGGGAAAACCTCTGATCCGTGTGACTGGCGCTGAGAACATCCGAAAAATCCTTCTAGGAGAACATCACCTGGTTAGTGCCCAGTGGCCCCAGAGCACCCAGATCATCCTGGGCTCCAATACTCTGGTCAACTCCATCGGAGAACTGCATAGACACAAGAGGAAA GTTATGGCCAAGGTGTTCAGTCACCAGGCATTAGAGAGCTACATCCCCCGAATCCAGGAGGCTGTGAGCATGGAGCTCCAGGGCTGGTGCAAAGAGGTCGGAGCCATCTCCATGTTCCCCTCTGCTAAAGCCCTGACTTTCCGGATTGCTGCTCGAATCTTGCTGGGACTCACCCTGGGGGAGAAGCAATACAAAGAGCTGGCCAGGGTGTTTGAGCAGCTGGTGGAGAACCTCTTCTCTCTGCCCCTGGACATTCCATTCAGTGGGCTGCGCAAG GGTATAAATGCACGTAATACAATACACAAGTGCATGGAAGAAGCCATCAAAGATAAAATCACAAAGAGAGACCCCGAAGTGTGTGAAGATGCTCTGGATTATCTGATAGACAGTGCCAAGGAGAACGGCAAGGAATTGAATATGCAGGAGTTAAAG GAATCTGCTATTGAACTTATGTTTGCTGCCTTCTTCACAACTGCCAGTGCCAGTACCTCCCTCATCCTGCTCTTACTTAAACACCCATCTGCCATACAGAAACTGAGGCAAGAACTGGCATCACATGGGTTAAGCAAACAGTGCCAGTGTCTTCACTCTCCAGACAGCCctaataataataccatgcaTGAGAACTGTGCAACTGCAGGGTGTCATTCCTTTACTCTGCCAGGGCAAGCCAAGGAATTATGGGAGAAGACCACGACAATGGAGAGGAATGAAAGTGAACATACATGTTCTGTGACCAGGAGATGTCAAGATGGCTTGCATCGCCAGCACCCATGCAATGGTGCACCACATGAGCCGGATACATCTTTATACCTCTCAAATGCTCCCACATTACCAGAAAGGTGTGAGGGATGGAGAAATGAGTGTACATGTCAGCTTAACCTTAGTCTGGAGAAAATAAAGAGACTCCACTACCTGGACTGTGTGGTGAAGGAGGTGTTGCGTCTCCTTCCTCCGGTGTCCGGAGGCTACAGAACTGCTCTGCAGACATTTGAGTTGGAT GGCTACCAGATTCCTAAAGGCTGGAGCGTCATGTACAGCATTCGAGACACCCATGAAACTGCTGCAATTTATCAAAATTCTGACTCCTTCGACCCTGACCGTTTCAGCGCAGAAAGAGATGAAAGCAAAGCCAGCAGATTTAACTACATTCCCTTTGGAGGTGGGGTTCGAAGTTGCATCGGCAAAGAATTGGCACAAGTCATACTGAAGATTCTTGCCATTGAGCTGGTTGGCACTGCCCATTGGGAGCTGGCCACCCCCAGTTTCCCGAAAATGCAGACTGTGCCAATAGTACACCCCGTAGACGGACTTCAGCTCTTCTTCCGGTTTTTACATTCCAGTGACAATACCACAACATCAGAAAGTTTATGA